From Myxococcus stipitatus, one genomic window encodes:
- a CDS encoding alpha/beta fold hydrolase, protein MNTNVAPRVLLGLLLALTTTRCASTSNRAPDSPGAYARVNGLDMYYEVHGRDSGRPLVLLHGGGSTIDTSFGRLIPLLAGTRRIIAVEQQAHGHTADVDRPLAFEQMADDTAALLRQLGVQDADILGFSNGGVIAMQLALRHRPLVHSLILASTYFKRDGCYPALWEGFPRATLDDMPRVLQEAYRKVAPHPEEGLQAQFRKTVAMMMSFKDLDEAALRAISVPTLILSADGDVIRPEHAVEMMRVFPHAQLAIFPGAVHGGYMRAAESEGNKEGSRVPELTAAMLTEFLDATNAR, encoded by the coding sequence ATGAACACGAACGTCGCCCCTCGGGTCCTCCTGGGCCTGCTCCTCGCGCTCACCACCACCCGCTGCGCCTCCACGTCGAATCGGGCCCCTGACTCTCCCGGGGCCTATGCCCGGGTGAATGGGCTCGACATGTATTACGAGGTGCACGGCCGCGACTCCGGCCGGCCGCTGGTCCTCCTCCACGGTGGCGGGTCGACCATCGACACGTCCTTCGGCCGGCTGATTCCCCTGCTGGCCGGGACGCGGAGAATCATCGCCGTCGAGCAGCAGGCCCATGGGCATACGGCTGACGTGGACCGTCCGCTCGCGTTCGAGCAGATGGCGGACGACACGGCGGCCCTGCTCCGACAACTCGGCGTCCAGGACGCGGACATCCTCGGCTTCAGCAACGGCGGTGTCATCGCCATGCAGCTCGCGCTACGGCACCGCCCGTTGGTGCACTCGCTCATCCTCGCGTCGACGTACTTCAAGCGCGATGGGTGTTATCCGGCCCTGTGGGAAGGGTTCCCGCGCGCCACGCTCGACGACATGCCGCGCGTCCTGCAAGAGGCCTATCGCAAGGTCGCTCCGCATCCGGAGGAAGGGCTCCAGGCGCAGTTCCGCAAGACGGTGGCCATGATGATGTCGTTCAAGGACCTGGACGAGGCCGCGCTCCGGGCAATCTCCGTCCCCACGTTGATCCTCTCGGCGGACGGAGACGTCATCCGTCCGGAGCACGCCGTCGAGATGATGCGCGTCTTCCCCCACGCGCAGCTCGCGATATTCCCCGGCGCGGTGCACGGCGGGTACATGCGGGCGGCCGAAAGCGAGGGGAACAAGGAGGGAAGCCGGGTGCCCGAGCTGACCGCGGCCATGCTCACTGAGTTCCTGGACGCGACGAACGCGAGGTGA
- a CDS encoding RNA polymerase sigma factor encodes MTDTSQQLSQSVQGSWRHFRDAYEPLRPELYRYCRHLARSPWDAEDLAQEAMARAFATLARLIEPPPNPRAWLFRVASNLWLDQQRRRREFPGAMPEAIEAPEPRAPREAMGTLLTRLSPQERAAVVLKDAFDLTLEEIAEALSTTVGAIKAALHRGRTKLVQAPDAPEGPEAAPAVLDAFCAAFNARDLDRLTTLLLDTATIEVVGASTGYGREVARQRVLPGMLFGSRLLADLTAPCGVEMRYRHGALPTLPRAEVRVHRGEPLLLSWYAHDDGEAVRAVTRLTIDDSGLVTHLHNYFYTPELITEVCRELGVPFRINGYFSPESCGSTGRCPTPDPTA; translated from the coding sequence ATGACCGACACTTCCCAGCAGCTCTCCCAGTCCGTCCAGGGCTCGTGGCGCCACTTCCGCGACGCCTACGAACCCCTCCGTCCCGAGCTGTACCGCTATTGTCGTCACCTCGCCCGTTCTCCGTGGGACGCGGAGGACCTGGCCCAGGAGGCGATGGCGCGCGCGTTCGCCACCCTGGCCCGTCTCATCGAGCCGCCCCCCAACCCGCGAGCCTGGCTGTTCCGCGTCGCCTCGAATCTGTGGCTCGACCAGCAGCGGCGCAGGCGTGAGTTCCCAGGCGCCATGCCGGAGGCCATCGAGGCGCCGGAGCCCCGCGCTCCCCGCGAGGCCATGGGGACCTTGCTCACCCGACTGTCGCCCCAGGAGCGCGCGGCGGTGGTGCTCAAGGACGCCTTCGACCTGACGCTCGAGGAGATCGCGGAGGCGCTGTCCACCACGGTGGGGGCCATCAAGGCGGCGCTCCATCGCGGGCGCACGAAGCTGGTCCAGGCCCCCGACGCGCCGGAGGGGCCCGAGGCGGCCCCAGCGGTGCTCGATGCGTTCTGCGCGGCGTTCAACGCGAGGGACCTCGACCGACTGACCACCTTGCTTCTCGACACGGCCACCATCGAGGTCGTCGGCGCGTCCACGGGCTACGGCCGCGAGGTCGCCCGCCAGCGTGTCCTCCCGGGGATGCTGTTCGGGAGCCGGTTGCTGGCCGACCTCACGGCGCCGTGCGGCGTGGAGATGCGCTACCGGCACGGCGCCCTCCCGACGCTCCCTCGCGCCGAGGTCCGCGTGCATCGCGGCGAGCCCCTCCTCCTCTCCTGGTATGCCCACGACGACGGCGAGGCGGTGCGCGCCGTCACCCGCCTCACGATCGACGACAGCGGGCTCGTGACCCATCTCCACAACTACTTCTACACCCCCGAGCTCATCACCGAGGTGTGTCGGGAGCTCGGAGTGCCCTTCCGCATCAATGGGTACTTCAGCCCGGAATCGTGTGGGTCGACCGGGCGCTGCCCCACTCCGGACCCGACGGCCTGA
- a CDS encoding alpha/beta hydrolase: MRERSLVSSWWCALPCLLLAVPMEGRAQHKPGEVVIERGTVELEPGNRVSYEVGTLYVPENRQKPESRLIGVGFARLKAPKPTGAPPVFWLPGGPGLSVLGSLIDEDPAGKGRLRSWLTFGAVGDLVVIEQRGFTRKGEMLESPTDAVPLDRPGSVRAEAEAMRSLARRAVAENPGKDLSGYDITEFAADVESLRRALGYKKISLFGGSFGSQWSLAVMRLHPDIVARAVLSSVEPLNHGYDMPSHVFAALQRIAYDADRDPGLAPYLPKGGMMEAVRALHRRFAAGPVRVEVRDDKGQTQTVVLGAEDLQLAMDSHTQAGEQWPAFILSLFHGHYEDWAREVIAARAAGKSTLIGPLVDSSLGVTAEREHQLRTDPAVELLGTWNFEANIASAADWPTRDMGDALRRAIPSTIPVVFVHGDWDTSTPIENTLGLLPYFPNGHAILVHRAGHDGPFYQLRGDPAAKSAVYEFLRTGKTAGLPREVTLPVPGFPLPSFAPPAKAGTPKP; encoded by the coding sequence ATGCGCGAGCGGTCGCTGGTGTCGTCGTGGTGGTGTGCCTTGCCGTGTCTCCTGCTGGCCGTGCCAATGGAGGGCAGGGCCCAGCACAAGCCAGGGGAGGTGGTCATCGAGCGTGGCACCGTCGAACTCGAGCCCGGCAACCGCGTGTCCTACGAGGTGGGGACGCTCTATGTGCCCGAGAACCGGCAGAAGCCGGAGAGCCGTCTCATCGGGGTCGGGTTCGCTCGCCTCAAGGCGCCGAAGCCCACCGGCGCGCCGCCGGTGTTCTGGCTCCCCGGAGGTCCGGGACTGAGCGTCCTGGGCTCGCTCATCGACGAGGACCCGGCCGGCAAGGGCCGACTGCGCTCCTGGCTGACCTTCGGTGCCGTGGGCGACCTGGTCGTCATCGAACAGCGCGGGTTCACCCGGAAGGGGGAGATGCTCGAGTCTCCGACGGACGCCGTGCCGCTGGACCGCCCCGGCTCCGTGCGAGCGGAGGCCGAGGCCATGCGCTCCCTGGCCCGGAGGGCCGTCGCGGAGAACCCGGGGAAGGACCTGTCGGGCTATGACATCACCGAGTTCGCCGCCGACGTGGAGTCCCTGCGGCGCGCGCTCGGCTACAAGAAGATCAGCCTGTTCGGTGGCAGCTTCGGCTCCCAGTGGAGCCTGGCGGTGATGCGGCTGCACCCGGACATCGTCGCGCGCGCGGTGCTGTCGAGCGTGGAGCCGTTGAACCATGGCTACGACATGCCTTCACACGTCTTCGCGGCGCTCCAGCGCATCGCCTACGACGCCGACCGCGACCCGGGCCTCGCGCCCTATCTCCCCAAGGGTGGGATGATGGAGGCCGTGCGCGCCCTGCACCGTCGATTCGCCGCGGGGCCGGTGCGTGTCGAGGTCCGCGACGACAAGGGACAGACCCAGACCGTGGTCCTGGGCGCCGAGGACCTCCAACTCGCGATGGACTCCCATACCCAGGCGGGCGAGCAATGGCCGGCCTTCATCCTCTCCCTCTTCCACGGGCACTACGAGGACTGGGCGCGTGAGGTCATCGCCGCGCGGGCGGCGGGCAAGTCGACGTTGATCGGCCCGTTGGTCGACAGCAGCCTCGGGGTCACCGCCGAGCGTGAGCACCAACTGCGAACCGACCCCGCGGTCGAGCTGTTGGGGACCTGGAACTTCGAGGCGAACATCGCGTCGGCGGCCGACTGGCCCACGCGGGACATGGGAGACGCGCTGCGCAGGGCCATCCCGAGCACGATTCCAGTCGTGTTCGTGCATGGGGACTGGGACACCTCGACGCCCATCGAGAACACCCTCGGCCTGCTGCCGTACTTCCCCAATGGCCACGCCATCCTCGTCCACCGCGCTGGCCACGACGGCCCGTTCTACCAACTCCGGGGCGACCCGGCCGCGAAGAGCGCGGTCTACGAGTTCCTCAGGACGGGCAAGACGGCGGGCCTCCCGCGCGAAGTGACGTTGCCGGTGCCTGGCTTCCCCCTGCCTTCCTTCGCGCCGCCCGCGAAGGCGGGGACTCCAAAGCCCTGA